One window of the Triticum dicoccoides isolate Atlit2015 ecotype Zavitan chromosome 3B, WEW_v2.0, whole genome shotgun sequence genome contains the following:
- the LOC119280432 gene encoding putative serine/threonine-protein kinase-like protein CCR3 has translation MALAGVGDAAAMTQLIGQAIGLVAMIIRAVDTVRQNRLECEHLACRVSTVDGVLSNLPRDQEMAPPLKVLNNTLEEAHRMVIACQNQGAASQFFGSRRHAECFNQVNNRITSDIVILNLSLNSYMARQHFNQVLHPNHIGAPTATIAMAPWPGFSSGSLQTQLVVVSQPQVSSISSDNPRALAWSEIAAATSFAVELGRGNSGRVYKGRLQFHFQFHHGTEVAVKVLEKHRRQGVEDAFMAESNILSGLRHDHIVRLVGWCAEREYRMLVYEHMGNGTFRDHLQHLGGGPSSSPVTTSWETRVEVLLGVARAIHYLHRGADPLVIHRNVSSSNILLDANWTPRLSGFGSAAFQAAGVEEHGGQLVEEVVGTPGYIDPEYSGTHRVSTGSDVYSFGVVMLEALTGRPPDIYGVTLGLLVDSALPIIQKGKLREVLDGRPALQPTRRLLDALDLVAHTASHCLCPRRQNRLAMFDVVANLQRALEMIRSNVPLSWARID, from the coding sequence ATGGCGTTGGCGGGGGTGGGGGATGCGGCCGCGATGACACAGCTCATCGGGCAGGCGATCGGGCTCGTCGCCATGATCATCCGGGCGGTGGACACGGTACGCCAGAACAGGCTGGAGTGTGAGCACCTCGCCTGCCGCGTGTCCACGGTCGACGGGGTGCTGTCTAACCTGCCGCGGGACCAGGAGATGGCGCCGCCGCTCAAGGTGCTGAACAACACGCTTGAGGAGGCGCACCGCATGGTCATCGCCTGCCAGAACCAGGGCGCCGCCAGCCAGTTCTTCGGATCCCGCCGCCACGCCGAATGTTTCAATCAAGTCAACAACAGGATTACGTCCGACATCGTCATCCTCAACCTCAGCCTAAACAGCTACATGGCCCGGCAACACTTCAACCAAGTCCTTCATCCCAATCACATCGGCGCACCGACTGCCACAATAGCCATGGCGCCGTGGCCAGGCTTCAGCTCTGGCTCCCTGCAGACTCAGCTGGTGGTGGTGTCGCAGCCGCAGGTAAGCTCGATCTCCTCCGATAACCCCAGGGCGCTCGCATGGTCGGAGATCGCAGCCGCGACCAGCTTTGCCGTCGAGCTCGGCCGAGGCAACTCGGGGAGGGTATACAAGGGCCGTCTCCAATTCCATTTCCAATTCCACCACGGCACGGAGGTGGCCGTGAAGGTGCTGGAAAAGCACAGGCGGCAGGGCGTGGAGGACGCGTTCATGGCGGAGAGCAACATCCTTTCCGGTCTCCGGCACGACCACATCGTCCGCCTCGTCGGCTGGTGCGCGGAGCGGGAGTACCGCATGCTGGTCTACGAGCATATGGGCAACGGCACGTTTAGAGACCACCTGCAGCATTTGGGCGGTGGCCCTAGCTCGTCGCCCGTGACGACGTCCTGGGAGACGCGCGTGGAGGTGCTGCTGGGCGTGGCCCGGGCCATCCACTACCTGCACCGCGGCGCGGATCCGCTGGTCATCCATCGCAACGTCAGCTCGTCCAACATCCTCCTTGACGCCAACTGGACACCGCGCCTGTCCGGCTTCGGCTCAGCGGCGTTTCAGGCTGCGGGTGTGGAGGAGCACGGCGGCCAGCTCGTCGAGGAGGTCGTCGGCACGCCCGGGTACATAGACCCGGAGTACAGCGGCACGCACCGCGTGAGCACGGGGAGCGATGTGTACAGCTTCGGGGTGGTGATGCTAGAGGCGCTGACGGGGAGGCCGCCGGACATCTACGGCGTCACCCTCGGCCTCCTCGTGGACTCCGCGCTACCGATCATACAGAAGGGAAAGCTGCGGGAGGTGCTGGATGGCCGCCCGGCGCTCCAGCCAACGCGACGTCTACTGGATGCACTAGATCTCGTGGCACACACGGCGAGCCACTGCCTGTGCCCGCGCCGGCAGAACCGGCTGGCAATGTTTGACGTCGTGGCCAACCTCCAGAGGGCGCTCGAGATGATTCGCAGCAATGTGCCATTGTCTTGGGCACGCATCGATTGA